The DNA segment tttgcgcctaaaagaaagtgcaaagtattatggaaaactggcacaaagcccttagtaaatgtgctccaatgaccctaagcacacagctaaaataacaaagcagtgggaTCTTCAAATCCGTATTCAATAGGGAAATCGGACGGTACGAGGCTGCATCCAAAGAGTCCTTGTCCTTCTTCGGGATGAGCACAATATCTGCCTCTGCCATTGATCCAGTGACCCTTCCCCTACTAAAACACTCTTGAAACACCTTCAATAACTTAGGAAGGAGAAGGTCACTATATTTTTTGTAGAGGCTGAATGGGAGCCCATCCGGGCCCGGGGATGTATCTTTACTGAATGATTCTAAGGCCTTTTTTAATTCCTCTATGGTGATTGGGGCACCTAAGATCTCTCTATTATGGGCTGATACTTGTGGAAACTGAATTCTTTCCAAATATTTTCGATTTCTCTGTTGACTAACTGCCAGCTCAGATTGGTATAATTCCGTATAGAAGTCCCTCAGTATTTGCATAATCTCAACTGGATCCCTAGTAACTTCCCCCTCTTTATTTCTTAGTACCATAATTAAGCTGTTGGAGTTGGTATTGCAGATTTTATTGGCTAAATGTTTCCCTGGTCTACCTCCTTCCACAAAAGAGTTCTGTGCTTGgaaaaaataacaaagcagtggcttcagaacaactccattcttgactggcccagccagaggcccgacctaaacccaattgagcatctctggagagacttcaaaatggcttccaccaacgttcaccatccaacatgagggaactgaagaggatctgcaaggaaggtgcttctactcaatacttagTGAAGGGTCTGAAtgcttactttgtttttttttttttttataaattagcataaatatctacatttctgctttttttgtcaagatggtgTGCAGAGTGACTGTGCCCTTAGCTTTTTTCATGAAATCACACTTCTATGggcaataaatatttttttcagtgCTTACTCTTTTCTCCCTTTCATACTTTTCAAACTAAGAGAAATATATCAATGTATCTTTCTATGTGAAATATTCAATATCATTAAGCAATAGCCTTTTCTAAGCCAGAAAGTAAGTGTTTTCCACTGTTAATTTGCTTGGCAATAACTGGAAATGTATAACTCAATATTGCTGAGACCATAATATTGCTGAACACTATATACACTCTGAAAATAATGCAGTTATGAAATTATTTCCAATCCTCAATACAACCCTTAATTTAAAGTGGGGCAAAATTATAGTTACCTGCAGGGGCATCGCTAGGTCAAAACATCTTTTGGCTGGAGCCCTAGATATCCCCAGGTCAGCAGGACATGTGTTCTGCTGTCAGGATATTTTTCCCCACTCTCATGAATATCTGTGTCTTCAGAGAGCCGCACTTCCTCACTAGTGAAGTGAGAGGGAAACATGATAGGAGGTAAATGAGGTAAGGGAGGGACATGAGAGGTAAGGGGGGGGCTGAATGAGTAAGAGGGGACATTAGGGGGTAACTGAAAGAGGAGGGAGTAACTGAATGAGGAAGGGGGGCATGAGGGGGGGTAACTGAAAGAGGGAGTAACTGAATGAGGAAGGGGGACATGAGAGGGGTAACTGAAAGAGGAGGGAGTTACTGAGTCAGGAGGGGGAGTACATGAGGTTAGTGACTAGTTGAGGAGTGGAGAGAACACAGTATTAGTGAGTATAAGTGTTTTTTTAACTATGCACTGTGAGGGGAAGGCACATTATTGGGTGCTGTCCGAGGACTTTACCGGGGGGCTGTGAGGATATTTTTTTAGACCACACTCATAATATGGCATTCACGTTGTGTTTACAAACACAACGCTAGCTTTTAGGGACGGGCCTCGACTTGATTGCATAGGTGTTTCCAGTAACTCACATGAGATTGataaccagcacctggtgttgttattggcacaaacaaatgtgagggggttatgtgcaGGAGTGGGCATTAATGTAAGTGCAATACTTATGCATTGGTGCTCGTGTCCCGGATCTTTTACCCCCCTAGCAACGCTCCTGGCAGTAAGCAAAGTGCCATGGgtccttaaaagggaacctaccatcactattctacctataaaggtagatcgggtggtagatggatgaatgggaagtgaggatagcccttttttgggctaacccTCAcgccccggctatcttttagaaaactttaatcctgggatatgtaaatttttttaagcggctactggggcgtggagtagctggacatgaggctacaagtcgcggctactccacgccccagtagcctctttactccaactaccatttaatcttcggcgcgctgcTCCTCGTACCTGTGCGCCCTCATCCAAGTCCCCGTGCAGCTccgcatgcacagaacacaggccttcggctgcgctgCCACTGGTCCGGGGCCACAGCTACTGCGAATGCACAGAACGCCGCAGCTGCCGGGGGACTCGGATTATGGCATGCAGCTAcagggagctgcgcgccgaatattaaatggtaggcggagtaaagaggctactgggtgtggagtagccgcgacttgtagcctcatgtccagctactccacgccccagtagctgcttaaaaaaatttacatatcacaggattaaagttttctaaaagatagccgggatgtgaggattagcccattcatccacctaccatccgatctaccattataggtagaattgtggtggtaggttccctttaaaggaaatctaccatcaaaatccagcatgataaatcagggacacttacttgtggggtacacctgactatTTAAGGAATGTACCCCTAGACTGGGGGATGACGTTATAAGATGCAACTATTGCACATTAAAAGGGTTGGTGatttgtgcctttaagatgtgttctcaccTCTCCCCTGTTTCTTACATCATGGCGTCCTCCCCTCGTGGGGGTTTATATGACTGGGAGACAAGGTTATCTCCCTCTTTGAGGTGAaactcaagctgtccctccctccctatgttattgagtgtaattttttttaatgtttttcctttgtattttatagttaattttGAGGCACAGCAGGCAGATGGAAAGTTTGGAGATGGTGTTTGCTCGGTTTGCcaacttgccagctgggagtctggctgggaatagAGTTTCCAGAGCTCTAAAATGTGTGATCACGgatatcgcgggtgttaccggtaagcttttgctgcaatatgcagcaaagacttaccggctatggagagggctcggcccgcgagccctcttcatgcaccgggacctggcgAGCGCCGTACTagtagtcgggaaggggttagaaAATAAAAGTAATCTTTTGGTGGAAAAAACAATTTGTCATATGGCCAAATTCTGATTTTATGGGtgttaaaatgacaaaaaaagttcagacttttttttactgttatggGGTACATTTCATGAGTTCTTATATTTTTAAAGATCAGGACTTTGGGATATGGGAATAACATTCATGGTTTTAGTTATTTACAAATAGGTTCGACAAAAAGGGGGGtttgattttttacatttttttgcatttttttcaggTCTCCAAAGGCATTTGAACCCTATGGGTTCTGATCTTTTCTACAATATGCTTCACTACAACTGTAATAAATTATGTCTAATTATGACTAATCTGGAAGCCTTCGGGGGGCTCCCCTTTGTTATGCCAACTGAGCAGCTTTCCTGAtgagatcatggcccccataatATATAATAGAGCAGATACCTGTCCTGTATAGAGAGGTTTGTACCCCTGTGGCACCAATGAGTTCATTTGcttaattgttttctttttttttaatgagagaCTGATGGGAAACACAGAAGGTGTGATTGGAAAGGTAGTAGACTTTTAAGAGGAGTCTTTCACTACAGCCAAGACTTTATAAAGGTATATATTACTGACCCACCACCACTTACAAACAGCACTAATGGACTATAGTTCAGGTTATTTTCTCTCCTTTAATGTGCATTTCAATATACCAAAATGATGATTTGCCCCTTTGATTAAAACTTTACATCCTGCTCCCCAGGTGTTGCAGTAGAAGCTTTTATCCCGGTatgctttaaaggacatttaccaccagggtgaaagactgtatgcaaatgatgctAAGGGGCTCCTGAGTCCATTAACACTTAtgaagcttggagcccctcaagctcatttgcatatagtccttcatcctggtggtagatgcccttcaaATTATATTCAGACCAATCATTTCACATATAAACTAAGCAGTCAGAAGGTTAAGCCAGGTAGCATTCTCATTCAGTTAAATGTTACAATGAGATGCAGATTATTCAGTGGGGGTGAAGAAAGATAACTTACAGTGAGGTCGCTTCTAATAGCAAAGTTCTCCGGTTTGATATCACAAAGGTGTAGGCGATGAGAGAACTCGTTGTCAAACTGATGGACCATATTTAAGAAACTGATGGCAATGTCAAGGATAGCGTTCATCTTTTCCTCACCTGTTTTGCATTGACCAACAACCTCTTCCATAGGAAAAAAATGTTGTTTCCAAGAGTGTCCAGCACTGAGAAACTCAACACCATAGAAGTGTCCACAGGTCCCGACTACACGGAGGACATGTCTACTAAAGTCTTGAAGCAAATTAAAAAGTAGATATTCTTCTTGTTGGTATAAGGACCACATACTTGCAAGCTCTACTTTCCAGTCCTGACTATACTTCCTTTCAGGCCATAAAGGTAATAAGGTGATGTTTGGCAAGTCCAAACCCAGGGTGTTTTTAATTTCCACAGCTACCATCATGAGAAGTTCTGCATCTGGAAGAGGCTGAGCATCAGATTCATCCAGGAAGACAGGAGTCTGAAACTTGAAAAATGCATCATTTTTGGACTTCAGGATAATTGATGTGCCTTGCCAGTCAGCTTGTAGAACCTTTTTACCCTGTTGGTAGTGAAGGCAGTGCTTATACATCAGCTTCTCAGTCACACACAGATCTTCACATAGATCTCCGGTCACAGCTTTGTTGTTGTAATCATAACACTATAAAGAAGGAAATATAGTAAACAAATATCAAACATCTTATATTATGTAGAATACTGTATCATTTATTAATCATTTCTAGAAAGAATTTCAGCTTCTGTAAACACCCAAGACATATTGGACTGACAATTATAATACATTTGTAACATTTGGATACTAGAACAGATACCTCAGAATTTTTCCAATGTTGGAATTCTAAGTCAACTCTATAGTTATCACAATGAGGATATTGATAAAGCATGGTGGTGCCATAATGTGGATAGGAAGGTTTTTCTGGCCTGATTTGATGTTCTTCTAGCTACAGTAGCTACGTCAGCTGTTAATTCCTGGCAGTGCAATAGTCACTTAAGCAAATCAAACTGAAAGCGAAGAGTAACTTCAAGATTCAGAAACTGTTTTACAGTTGTCAATAAAGGTCATTGCTTTAACAATATTTAATCAtaataaatgcaatgaaaaatatggtatacttTGGTAATTAGTGGCAGCAATACTGAATTTAAAACAAACTGTTATAGGTAGGATCAATATTAATAGGAGCACATGCTTAGTTACATTACTTCACAGCACCTAAAGCACAAAATGTCTTCCTTTCATATTGTTAATATTCATCAATTCATGGATCATCAATATATTGGTTATAGCATGGGGTACACAACGGGTTTCAAAACTTCTTTGTGAAGCAGGTGAACATGAAAGTTCATCTACATATATATCTTAGAATGCCCAAACTATCTGGTCCGCTCTTCTTCTCTACAAACTACCTTCCAATTAATGATAGGTGTGTAACACACAGGAGACATAGCGACGCCTTACCATTTGTATGAATAAAAAACTGCTTAGAATGAACAAATATATTGATTAGAATTGTCGGCTACTATATTCCCTAGTTTTTGTAGAAACAAATGATTACACATTTCACTGGTATGATAAAACCTGTAATTAAATCATTAAATGGAAAGGATGGTCTAGTGAAGCAGGGTACAGTTTTATTATGCATataaagaaactttttttttgagagcaggagaagAAAAGCATCTATTCTGCGCttgattttttcagttttttggttatcaccatatagcctaataatcatattatttttattctatgggtcaatacgattacggggataccatacttgaatattttttctaatGTTTTACTAAGTCTGAaactaaaaccctaatgtggggaaaaatctatcatttgtgaacaccatcttccaagtggcataacatttaacTTTTTTGGCTTTTGGCGTTTTTGTACTTTGCAAcggtatcattctagagtacatatttttttgatcactttgttttgtgggattaaattggtaaaaatcataatttttggagtgtttttaacaggtttttttaatggtgttcatcgtgtgggttcagtaatgatttacttttattctatgggttgttatatatgtggtttgtgttatgatttagacttttttgtgcattagaTGTGTCacctgggatatgggtcgcaggagcacctgtgtgcctccctgtgtcCCCGGAGCACGCCTGCACTCTAacttaccttccctggctccaaGGGTGGTCTCTGCGGTACCCATCTCCTAGGGAGTTGCGGGCttgctgagatttaaagggccagcacgccgataATGGCCGCAGGCTGGccacctgccctgataaattcccagccccttcctttgTCCACTttgtctttgtgcctcacagccctagagaaagcttgtctgatgccctttGCTTGTATTCTGAAaaccattgtgaccccggttctgttattgactctgatcccgtgctgcctctcCTGACCTACTGCCACCATGgaaaaagttgtgcctgtggaatgacctggtggtaccacgcagcaacaagtccaacctgctttggctctggtgaaaaccgggtaccacttaggctccggtccctggtgtcggcttacgtcattgtccgcggtaaTCCAGTGGGTACAGTGGGTAATCCAGTGGGTCCGCGGTAATCCATATGTCTCTTTATACGTCATGGGGCTTACAGGCAttgttattaattatttatttttttagttttttactagttccaccatgggacatgaacaagcaatcatctgattgcttgttcatgataataccctgcaatactgaattagttgcatgtgcataggctgacactgtgcctttaagatgacggcATCTTACAGGCAATGCCtgcggacagccctggggtcctgatctgacctcagggctgccataggaacGATCTGTGGCCCCCAAAGAGGGTGCAGGGCGATCATGGGACAGAGATCCTTTaaaggcagtttaaatgctgcGGCATGACtacggcatttaaagggttaaacacccgcgatcggagactaCTCTGACCACGGGCATTACACTTTAGTGTTGGCTGTGAGTTACAGCCAACACCCTGTGTATCCCGATGCTGGCTTCAGCTCTGGGTCTGATATATCGAATGCTGAGCGCTAAGGAGTTAAGGGGGTTTCAAAAATTGAAATGGAATTTCcaaaatggaatttttttaaaaggataatacattcattttggccaaaaaatttaaaattcccaATGGATTGATGGGTTTGGCCACTCTAACATAAATTTCCCATGTGGCTTTActgctttaataataattcctaaatgttcaccaattgattcatcattCCTTATACTCACTTTAGTGCTGTGTATAAACTCTCTGTGAAACTTTGCTACATGCCTGAGCCTTGATGAATAGGAAGGGCcagtatcaggagattaggactcatcctgcacccctatcCCTTCTGTCTGTCACTGGAAGAAAAACATACAGAAAAAcatactggaggctgccattaggacggactgaaagagtaagaaacaggaagttgcatatatatgcagagggcaccaaGGCTGAAGCTTTCATAGCAAGTAAAGGTACATGCAGAGacgtgtctaatggaacagatttgttgaaaaagtggccaacctcattaaatgatgaaaaacttcacaaagtttgatacacaaTTGTTCCTGAATGTACTGAAACCTCATGGTAAACAGCTGTACAGGAGGGCATAGAATaaaaggagcgccattcagaacaaatatgcattgtcacatttaattgtctaaaatcaacttttaaaattatgctaatgcaacAAAAgggttttagggggggggggagtaccagagtccctccatgttgtAGCCTTGCACGCTCTCACACTGTACAAAAGCACTTTACAGTtctacagtgtaaaagcctgtgaagccacaGAATGGAGATGCTCTGAAAAAGCAccacagagcccttcaggtttgttagcatcattttaaaagttgattttagaaggaaggaggccatggataacaaatattagaagattaccacagtcacaaagcctggatctatgagtaagtcctGCTGGTttttccatgcttgattttgataatagatttcctttttacaAAGAACTTATATTCCAAAATTTCCCCTACGTTCTTTCAGTATTGGCATCGATAGGGTGCTGATATGATTGAAAACTGTGGTAGAGCTGGAAACACTACGTTagtcataagttactgcttaaactgACATGCTGCCAGGCAATAAATAAGTGTGGTTttgagttgtagtttgggcacttagcTTTCCTATATTGTTCATAgacattttttcaaaatgtgcATAATGGCATTTGATGCAAAaatatattaaccctttcaggacctggcccttttttgttttttcattttcattttttactccccatgatcaaaaatccataacttttttatttttccatgtacagagctgtgtgacagcttattttctgcgtaacaaattgcacttcatagagatggtattgaatattccatgccgtgtactaggaagcgggaaaaaaattccaaatgcagtgaaattggtaaaaaaacgcatttgtgccgccttcttgtgggcttggatcttacggatttcactgtgcgccccaaatgacatgtctactttattctttgggtggtacgattacggggataccaaatttgtataggttttataatgttttcatacatttaaaaaaattaaaacctcctgtacaaaaaatttttgggggattttgccatcttctggcgctaataacttttttatactttggtgtactgagctgtgggtggtgtcattttttgcggattttgatgacgtttacaatgttatcaattttaggactgtacgaccttgtgatcactttttatagaattttttaatttttttaaatgacaaaaaaagtgccattttcgaatttgggcgcgattttccgttacgggattaaacgcagtgaaaaaacgttatcatattttgatagatcgggcattttcggacgcggtgatacctaatgtgtttatgatttttactgtttatttatatttatatcagttctagggaaaggggggtgatttgagtttttagggttttttattataatttttttttttttaacttttttttatttttatttttagtacttttcagactccctagggtactttaaccctagggggtctgcacgatcctatcatatactgccatactacagtatggcagtatatggggattttactcctcatacattacaatgtgctgatagcacattgtaatgcatgggttaaccagaagtagcctcgggtcttcgcgagacccgaggttaccatggcgacggatcgccactccccggtgacgtcacggggagcggcgatcctcgaaaagatggcggcgcccacgcgccgccatgcttttgaagccgccggcaactttgccggcggcgatcgaggtgaaaacacccgcgatcggtgctagcaccgatcgcgggtgttaccggtaagcctttgctgcaatatgcagcaaagacttaccggctatggagagggctcagcgcgtgagccctctccatgcacccgcggccgacccgtgacgtgctattacgt comes from the Engystomops pustulosus chromosome 5, aEngPut4.maternal, whole genome shotgun sequence genome and includes:
- the DIPK1C gene encoding divergent protein kinase domain 1C, whose product is MRIFPGKWLRIKICNKNTFLVLLFWASCWIVVSTFLFVHRSMFSDHCTDEESKKILAGLCYDYNNKAVTGDLCEDLCVTEKLMYKHCLHYQQGKKVLQADWQGTSIILKSKNDAFFKFQTPVFLDESDAQPLPDAELLMMVAVEIKNTLGLDLPNITLLPLWPERKYSQDWKVELASMWSLYQQEEYLLFNLLQDFSRHVLRVVGTCGHFYGVEFLSAGHSWKQHFFPMEEVVGQCKTGEEKMNAILDIAISFLNMVHQFDNEFSHRLHLCDIKPENFAIRSDLTVVAIDMDMAFFEPKMQNILEQKCTSDKDCNFFDCFSTCDLKTFMCGAQRANSNLQVICDKIFRRWFTLSFMGSIYPFPLQDELHGAVQKCAESTNIEASFSDLYSLLQASQRELHRGNK